GCTAAGTACCTACACTAATGCCAGCTAGAAACATATGGTAATTGTATAGCACAACTCGTCCACAGTAATAAAGAAGAAGCTTTAGAAAGCATGAAACTTCTCTCTTTGTTCATATGTAAATTTAGTGCATGATTTAATAATCTACAATGACTGTTGTTCAAAATATCTTTTAAGTCAGCTGCCAATCAACAACACACATCCCATTGGTAACTTTTATTTTGTGATGTATGCATTCGTAGCTAAAAACCTTACACATGACAAAATggttaaaaacataatatataaaaattttggaatttaaccAACATGATCTACCTGAAAATCAACATAATGAGTATGAAAATAAAGGATATTCTCATcgtttcaattttctttcaaattcatgcttatattttataaattttgttgatATTATTTATCAACAGAAATGGAGAGATGGGAAGAGAAATGGAAAGGTGAGACAGTGGTCTAGAAGCAGAGCCATTAGAAAGATCCCCCAAATGGTCTAAAGTCCGTCTCTTTTTATTATACCGGGTTGggctattatataataaaatataaatatataaaaattattatcatcttATAAAAATTTGTCCCCCACTTAGCTGAAGAAGAGTTATATTGTAACTCTTCTTAAATTATCTGATATTTATGAAGTGCGTGTAATTTGGGGCTTACTATATatgttttactattttagagactGCAGTATTGAACCTGCGAGCCTTAGGATACCAGTTGGGAGCGTAAGCTCGCGCTAGGTGTTTTGGAGAAGCGAAGGAAAACATACATAGTCTGGCATATGGCCGTAtgacccacacggcctggacacacagGCATGTCCATGGCCATGTGACACTGGGTTAATCaccccatttttattttattttatttattattatttcttatattatttatttttattttactaaattttttattttttatttattattcttatacttatatttaaatttttttgctatttctattttttaatatttttttactattattattacaattacCTTTAAGTTTATTGGTatcattaagtttttttttcgttttatttttatctttctttttaattttgttttagttgctttattattttattattattattttcttcaacttattttcattattatcttttgaaatatatatggTTGTTTCTAATCGAGTTATAACCTCTTAATCTtctttattatttgtgtttatttccTTATTAGTTTGCTCGGAATCATGCGTTACATTTAGATTGACTTCAATTCTGCTTTTTACTATTCTGAGTATTTCATCCAATATTCAGGGCTCTTTcagttttctccctctcttatgatattctGTTTATactgtgattatatatgtttgtacattgaggacaatgtacatttaagtgtggggaggttatccatataattattagaaaatccatgaattatgtcttgtatttaagtaattttctcatactactattagaatgaatttttatcgatttgtgatttttattcatgtgttttggattaaattcataaatatttgtGCATTGGTTGTTTTAAACTTTACGACATAAgagaatcaagcatgataagtttattttcagaataaaaaaatttaggttgtttccctgaattgatgtattattttgaagttttaaatttacaagtttgacatcaaaaaccataattttttgtgagattttgagcgTTTAGAGCATACACTTTTCttgcttattttattattggttatgagtgtgtcaatttgatttattattctagaacttgcttcgatTATGCATGTCAAGACCACACCTTTGAgttgatatactgagatgataaagaCACTTAGGTTTTAACTCACTTATTCCATAAAAAGCCTACCTACATAATTAACCCTTAGTAAACCCCTTCGAGCCTAACACACCGTTTCTTGATTTACCCATTAATGATAATAACCCATAACTCATTTTTTGTTCATTGAgaaattttcccattttatttacTCCATTTTTATCGAGCTTTGATTTAGTTAATTGCCTGATTAAGCCTCTTGATTAAGTTGCTGAATTATTTCttcttatttacatataaaaaaaatacatatatagttATTTAGTTCTTTGTTATTTGAGCTTGAatagttaaattcatattttgagaagaagcttgtgttattcttgaatagttccgattgatgtaattatttttaattcagcatttgttatttttgtaatttggtaatttatcaattcaatctCAATTCTAACCTTCTTTTTCAGCCTTTCTCCACACCTTTAACCTAatccccattacaaccttataaagaccttttgatttgtgtatcatctcattttatagtggtggagatttgattttcatgcaagcctatggtaatgactTTTCATGTTTGACTGTTGAGTACTTAATTTTTGAACCTTAAATACTTTGAGTaatttgagtgaatctttagtgaggatgtcaattgtttttgattttgaattaaaggtaattacttaaataaggggaaatacctatgttttcatgatttcaaaataCTCGACTTAGATTGTTTGAATCTTTAAtgctcttttagttgaattatcaatgtatgcttatttgtgaattatgacaaaacattattgatgagaattacaagttgagaaagattaattttaattgtgagttgtggattttgcttgaggacaaacaaacgcttaagtgtggggatatttgataagccataaaagtaacatgtttttaatcccattcttgatgcattttttggatgatttattatatgtgaattagtgaatttgatgctcctaatcctttaaattaatgtttctatacttaggtgagcatAGGGACAACGAGCCAAATTCGGGCAAAAAGAGCTGTTTTCAGGATCCACACAGCCtaggcatttccacacgggctggccacacgcccatgtgccagcctGTGTCGATTTTGCACCCTGCTTCCCTGTTACGCagaaaaacctaatttttagggtttctgagcattctaaagtttataaaaactTATTAGAAGAAGACCTAAGAGGAGATACAGAGCTAAATGAAGAAAAGACTCGAAGAACGCCAACGGATTAAACTCAAAAGTAGGATCTCTTTCAAGACTGAAGATCTCCATTCAATTTCTCTCaaagtttttgggtttttttatgttttgttgttttcttagGAGATGTTTTCCTCCCAAagtatgaactaaattccctagatacctaaggaagatgaaacctaagacagatcttattatttgatgtttcggaaacatgataaatatttgTTCTTGATCTTAATTATGTGttcttatttcatgttttaatgttttcagGATATTAGTTCATGATTGATGTGCTTATTCAGTAAAGCAAAAGTCCATTTTTAAGAGTAGATCTGACATAATTGAGTGgggttgcatgcaatcctagaaataggacgacataaatctaccggattggAGTCAAATCTAAAAGGGTAAtctatagatcgagttaatgcggcaatagaggttttaattagaaagcaatttcaattaatcaacctagagtcagttgtttttattctcgaaagagatattaacataagttagggatttctacggatcaagacaagtgaataaattgtttaattcatatttagaataataagtgaagtctaggcggattctttcctgggttaTTGTCTCTCTCATCGGTTTTCTTCAAATATTTTCCTACTTTATTCTCTGTTTCGTCTTAGTAATTAGGTTAGTTAAGATTAGGTTAAAATAAATCCCTTCAATTTATTCGGCTAGATAATAAAAAGATAGTAactactagtacttttagtcctcgtagATACTATATTCCCGACTCACAATAGCTATACTACCattcgataggtgcgcttgcatTTGTCGTGATTTTAGTTAGTTCGTGACGTCATCATGGCCTTCATTGTTTGCCCGCTTACACTAATAAAAAACTTTTCTACCTCTGCTTTTCTatagtttagattttttttttatgaaacaactttaaatgtCATGTATCTAcgaatcaaaatccaaacagtTTTCTTCTCTGTTCTTTGACATCCACTATCAGATTGACTTGATCTAATATACGTTCTTTTACTCATCGATGAGTTTTGATCCATCGTATTGTTTATCGAATTGCCACTTTAACCTCGCTAGTcggactttaaaaaaaataattcaattacttaaataaaaacttttgaatagaccagtaacttaaatgaaagccttcaaatagtttaatgatcattttatattttttaaagttaaatgatcaaaacatatatttattaatagtttaataaccttgagtgtaatttacccaaataactatctttttccttttgagtTATTATTTGGAAGAAATTAGTTGAGGGTTGGCCTACTAATGTCAGTAATAATAACTGATATGAGTTGAGGGTTGTCCTACTAATGTCAGTCATAATAACTTCATCTTATTatttggaagatatgaatttgaGGGTTGGCCTACTAATGTAGTGATAATAACTTCCCCTTACCTTTTCTTCGCATGCCATTTTACTTTTGCATGCCTTACAATGTGGAAATTCAAAACATCTTTTGCTTTCAATTTGGAAATTCAATTTGGTAGAAATGAGTTTGTTTATGAGTGACATAGGTATGGTATAAAAAAtagcataataaaattaataaacgattggattaaattatatctAATGTCACTAAACTACTAGTAAATTTACGTTTTTCTCAATTAACGTAAAAAAGTTATACATAAAATGGttactaaactatttgaaaattttcatttaaattactagattattaaaatcaattctATATAGCCTTTAACGTTCACACTCCTTACACCAATAGAAAACTATTCTGCCATTGCTCTTCTATAGTTTAggtttcttttttcataaaacaactttaaatgATACATATCTACGAACCAAAATTCATATAGTTTTCTTCTCCGTTCTTCGACACAAACCTTCATATTGGCTTGATCTAATATATAATCTTCTACTAGTCAATGAATATTGATCCATCGTACCGTTCATCGAATTGTTGCTTGGACCATGTAAGccagactcttttttttttttaacttaatagtCCAacgacttaaataaaaaacttttgaacagctaatgatttaaatgaaaacttttgaataattaaatgattattttataaaattttaaagttaaataaccaaaacgtaaacttattatattttagtgaCATTGAATGCAAATTACCCAAATATTTCAATTATGGGCAATGACTGTTGGGTGGAAGAAATGAATTGAGGGTAGGCCTACTAACGTGAGCGATCCTAACTTTTCTTCACATGTCATTTTACGTTATTGATTTTGTATctcaaagttttaaatttgaaaaccatAGAATTTAATGTCTGTTTCCTACAAAATTATTGCACGCCAATCCAATGTGGAATTAATtgacatttaattttattactaaataaatgataattaaaattgttagaattttatttaattaataactttattttatataaataaaattaacataaattttttaaataaaaaaaaaaatatttttataataatgtcaaatttaaattataatcatCTTTTAactgatagttaattaagtgatGATTTGATGAAGCTGGATCCGATGAGTGCATTAAAAAGCTACTTTGTTTGAGGAATCTTAGATTATAGGGTGAAGAATGCGAGgggattaaaattatttgttctGTAAATAGATTTCCTCAACTTGATTCTCTTCATAGCGTGATCTAAAGGAATTAGAGGAGTGAGAGATAATAAAAAGACGCAATGCCACATCcaacaactttttattttatcaatttaatcaaattttttaacaacacattattttaatgataagGTTGAAGtcttataaattttgaaattttaaatttaagttttgaatcttattttatgtaaattatgtatgtATCCtcctcaaataaataaatttccctTCTTAAAGAAATCACCATTAAAACTCAAAATGATAtcacttgtcacggggctaaGTCTTTCATCTCGCAATCCGTGCGACTTTAGGCGATCCGTTcttccaaactcgcctaagtcagccttcacttaagtgaggattccttaagaactcctcaAACGCACCAGTTTATATAGCAGAAGCAAATAATGTCAAAAGAAGCcacaaagaacaacagaaagctaCAGAAAAGAACACaaacaaagtgtttgagtaaatgctctcaaaattttattactcCTAAGAATTTAAGTTACAATGGATGGAGTccgtacaaatgagggggaggttctctatttatagttgagctcccccaaaatcgacggtcaagatacatttacatcgacggacgagattaaccatatcccttgattttagggatttacaagatatgtcatatatcaaatctaatctaatctttacaagatatgattcatatcaatcttctaagattagttaccaaaatagcttaagttgccatatcttcattatcgagccaaccaggcttcaatctaaCAGTCTTCTTCAATAGTTCTTTGAATCGGGTCAGTTCTAGTGGGCTAAATGATCCACATCTTATCGACAGATCTCAATGGGGCgcatcttgtgccatggtcacgggctttattgttttttttttcactcatcaattttcactcaaatttttcttattttcgttCAACATTCTTTGTACTACTGGTTTCTAAGTGGTCCTTTCattcttgataaaattttatattcgcTGAGTAAAAAGAATTGCCTAATATCTTCCACTTTAAGAATTGTGAAGTTTATTTATGGGTAATTTaggtattatataaaaaaaacacaaaaaataataaataattggaGTAAACTACTCCAAAGGTCACTAAACTactagtaagtttacgttttgttcaattaacttcaaaaagttacaaaatgatcactaagctattaaatatttttatttaagttattgagtTGTTAAAATATTGCTATATGACTTTCATTGTTCACACCGCCTGctccaataaaaaaaattcttttgccCCTACTcttctacaatttagtttttttttcataaagtAACTTTAAATGTCATATATGAACTATAATCCAAatactttttttcttcattcttcAACACCGATCATCATATTgatttgatctaatatatattcttttactcGTCGATGAGTATTGatccatatttattaaaattttaataaatttttaataagttttctaaacgggcctctttttttcacaaactcatatttcaggcctatatttttacccaaactctcCCATTTTACGTGTGAGCTGTCGGGCCggttatgaattttgaaattctaaatttaaattatatatgaaactccctcaaaataaataaatttctcctCTTAtataaaaccttttttttaccattaaattttacaaaaaaaaaaatcgtgattgttttattttctcaatattttctcttattttcgtTCAACATTCTTTGTACTGTTGTTTTCCAAGTCGTCCTTTCGTtctggataaaattttatattggccGGGCAAAAAAGAATTGGAGGACATGGGTTTAAACATTAATAAACGAGCACTATCCTTCACTTTTTGCAATTGTGAAGTTTACTGATTGGTAATTTAGGTAATGTAAAAAAacaacacattaaaaataataaataattggaGTAAATTACATTCAAGGTCATTAAACTactagtaagtttacgttttaatcgtttaacattaaaaagttacaaaattgttactaaattattcaaaagttttctttaagtCATTAAGCTGTTAAAATCACTACTATATGGTCTTCATTGTTTGCCCGCTAACTCTTCTACCCCTGCTTTTCTAtagtttaagtttttttttttaagaaacaaCTTCAAATGTCACGTATCTACGAATCTAAATCTAAATAGTTTTGTTCTCCGTTCTTCGGCACCAAGCATCAAATTGACTTGATCTAGTAAATGTTATTCTACTCGTCAATGAGTATTGATCCATTGTACCATTCATCGAATTGTTGCTTTAACCTAACTAATCAGacgttttaaaaaaaagctaataatctaatgacttaaataaaaattattgaatagatcggtgactaaaataaaaatatttaaatagttcaattatcattttataacttttaaaatttaatgaattttgtgtcCACTTGCCTTGTCTTtcttaaaaagataaaaagaaaaaaaaattgctttttaattggaagaaattattttataattgttatgaatttttcattattaaatcAACATCTATtgatatcaaaataaatttgatttactCTATATTTTCTATAAACATTACTATTAATCAATAACAATATGTTGGTTATTATAGAAAAACTGGAATATGTTTGTGCTTTTCCATAGTTATAGCTCTGTTTAGGATGTGGTAAACAGTATCAGTTGGACGAGAAGTTATTTGCCACCCTCAATGACTATGTTCTATTCGAATTTTATGGCTTTTGATTCAAAATGATTAGCTTCAGAAAGTGATTAGGTTAAGCTTAATACAAATGGTGTAATTACGTTTAGCTCTCACTCGATTACAATTAAAGGAGtcattaaatatgttaatagtaattaattatgTGATTAGTCGATGACATTATAAAGAAATATGAAGTGTATAAAATTGAAGCAAGATCGATGTTAGAAGGGCTACAACTAACTTAGGACAAGGGTTATCCACATGTTAAGTttgaatatatgttattttatttaaaaaaagttacgttccataataataataataagttcaGCTATTTGCTGTCCAAAGAACAGTAATTACCAACCTCACACCCAAAAACAGCTCTTCAAAACTTCTGATAAAGAGAGATACTTATCcacaaatacataaaatattctACTAATACTTGCAGATCAGTTTGTGGAATCTGTTCTGGACCAGCAGGAGAAATGGAACAGGCTATTGTGTCCTTAGCTGTTGAAAGAATTTCAGATTTACTCATCCATGAAGCTGTTTTCCTCAAAGATGTGAAAGATCAAGTTGAGAGCCTAAGGGCTGAACTGAAGCGAATGCAGTGTTTCTTGAAGGACGCGGATCGCAATCTTGAACAAGATGCGCGTTTCCAGAATCGGGTGTCGGAAATCAGAAATCTTGCTTATGATGCTGAAGATGTCATCGACTCTTTTATTCTTAAAGCAGCATATCAACGAGGTTTTCATGGGATTGTCAAGAGATTCACCTCCATTTTCACCAAACCTTATCATCTGCACAAAATCGGGTTGCAGCTCAAAGCAATCATGACCAAGCTCCAAAACATTTCCGAGAATCTTCCAGCTTTTGAAATACCCGATGATGGAGAAGGCTCTAGCTCAATTTTCAAGGTGCAGCAACAGTTTAGAAGGACATACTCACATGTCGAGGAAGAGGACGTTGTTAGCTTGGAGGTTAGCACCAAGGATGTCATGACCAAATTGATGACTGAAGAAGATAGACCCCACGCCGTAGTTTCCATAGTCGGCATGGGGGGCCTCGGTAAGACTACTCTTGCCAGAAAAGTATATAATCATGTTGATGTGAGACGCCATTTTGATTTCTTGGCTTGGTTTTCTATCTCTCAACAATGTAAGCCGAGAGAGGTTTTGCTTAGTGTCTTGAAGAAAGTTCTCTCTCCTTCTAACAATGATAGggagaaaattgagaaaatggaCGAGATTGAGCTGACGAGAACGCTTTTTGATGCTTTGAAAGAAAAGCGGTATTTGGTGGTCCTCGATGATATTTGGAGAAGCGAGGATTGGGATATTCTTAAACCTGCTTTTCCACGAGGAAGAAAGGGAAGCAAAATATTGTTCACAACACGCAACAGGAATGTGGCTTCACGAGCCGATTCTTGCAACACTCCCATCGAGCTCTCATTTCTTACGGATGATGAAAGTTGGAATCTTTTGTGTAAGAAAGCATTCCCACGGAGCAAAATGGGTTCTCAATGCTGCTCAGAAGAATTTGTGAAGCTTGGAAAAGAGATGGTGAAAAAATGTGGAGGCTTGCCTTTAGCAATTGTTGTGTTGGGTTGCTTGCTGGCAACAAAACAGTCCGTGGCTCAATGGGAGATGGTTCATAAAAACATCCATGGACACTTAAATGAGCTCCCACACCAAGATCGTCAATATGGTGCAGTGAAcagaattttggttttaagcTACAATGACTTGCCTTATCCTTTAAAACCATGCTTTTTGTATCTTAGTCATTATCCAGAAGATTGGGAGATACCTAAAAAAGAACTCATTCGATTATGGATCGCTGAAGGTTTCATTCCGAAAACCGAAGAATTCTTGATGGAGGATTTAGGTGAAAATTTCCTAGAAGAGCTTATAGATAGGAGCTTAGTTCAAGTTAGCAGGCGAGACTATACAGGAACAAATGTCGAGACATGTCGAATGCATGATCTCTTGAGAGACTTATGCACGAAGAAAGCAAGAGAGGAGAAGTTCTTGGAAATTATTCAACAACCACTGCATGAATATGATGTGACATTGGCAAAATCTATGCTACGAAGAATTTCTATTCATCCTAGTGAACggaattttgtttatttgaagGGAGAACATCCAAAATTACGTTCTTTGTTGTTTCCTCAAAATGTGGAACCGGTTGAATTCCACATTTCAAAATACAAAAGCTTCGAATTTTTAAGGGTGTTGActcttcaaaaaggaaaatacaGTTATGAAGAGTGGCATGTGTCAGCTGAAATTGGTAATCTCCAACATTTGAGATACTTGAAGTTATACtacaataacaaaatgattttgcCGCGATCTATTGGCAGGTTGAAGAATCTGTACACTTTATACATCAAGTATTGTTATGACATTGTAATTCCAGATGGTGTGTTTAAGTTAGAACGTTTAAGGCatattgtaataaaattgaatggGACATTACCCTTATATGGATTTCGGTTGCGGCAAGGGTTCActtcaaaaaatattgaaacttTGAAGTACATGGTGGTGGATGAGAAGGCGGCTGAAAATA
This genomic window from Gossypium raimondii isolate GPD5lz chromosome 10, ASM2569854v1, whole genome shotgun sequence contains:
- the LOC105776132 gene encoding disease resistance protein RPP8, translated to MEQAIVSLAVERISDLLIHEAVFLKDVKDQVESLRAELKRMQCFLKDADRNLEQDARFQNRVSEIRNLAYDAEDVIDSFILKAAYQRGFHGIVKRFTSIFTKPYHLHKIGLQLKAIMTKLQNISENLPAFEIPDDGEGSSSIFKVQQQFRRTYSHVEEEDVVSLEVSTKDVMTKLMTEEDRPHAVVSIVGMGGLGKTTLARKVYNHVDVRRHFDFLAWFSISQQCKPREVLLSVLKKVLSPSNNDREKIEKMDEIELTRTLFDALKEKRYLVVLDDIWRSEDWDILKPAFPRGRKGSKILFTTRNRNVASRADSCNTPIELSFLTDDESWNLLCKKAFPRSKMGSQCCSEEFVKLGKEMVKKCGGLPLAIVVLGCLLATKQSVAQWEMVHKNIHGHLNELPHQDRQYGAVNRILVLSYNDLPYPLKPCFLYLSHYPEDWEIPKKELIRLWIAEGFIPKTEEFLMEDLGENFLEELIDRSLVQVSRRDYTGTNVETCRMHDLLRDLCTKKAREEKFLEIIQQPLHEYDVTLAKSMLRRISIHPSERNFVYLKGEHPKLRSLLFPQNVEPVEFHISKYKSFEFLRVLTLQKGKYSYEEWHVSAEIGNLQHLRYLKLYYNNKMILPRSIGRLKNLYTLYIKYCYDIVIPDGVFKLERLRHIVIKLNGTLPLYGFRLRQGFTSKNIETLKYMVVDEKAAENNAVLRWTNIQSLGMAFTRAQYMKPTLILLAKSQRLRSVSLSFFDVSHLDLEPLSQYYHLSKLKLWGRIEDEPHPNGHVLKFLPSNIVNLTLCTCRLRQDPMVVLEKLCHLRILHLQQAYIGSKMVCSANGFPKLDYLQMSWLFELEEWEIEEGAMPCLRELKLADGQSLRMLPEGLRYITTLQELNLIQTSSSLKERIKVIDGKEGEDFYKVRHIPFIHIDRLA